Proteins found in one Salinimonas lutimaris genomic segment:
- a CDS encoding ATP-grasp domain-containing protein, giving the protein MAVHCRHYRLSNGRIAESLMYVLILGQPDDTRCQRLADQINLTSYQAVIFDTRTIAGSASLSWYPHRHDGELCIDDKTILLSQVVAGYWLNYTPVSSANGGLSNMAREQLISAEYTGLLYILFRFPGIRWINPADAIILHQCKGIQLYHAQQAGLNIPPTLITNHFVAASAFMHTDSAIIAKPVQGGAYTRLLSSAMKHEHYLKSRLSRCPATFQQFIAGTNIRSYIVGEQIISAELRSNAVDFRLDEATHMLPHSLPAALHKKSLLLARQFSLLWAAIDWRLTPEGRYIFLEINPAPHFSRFEDEVGISISTLLAGLLPANTCSFSDLTTHVKR; this is encoded by the coding sequence ATGGCGGTGCACTGCCGGCATTACCGGTTAAGTAACGGCCGGATAGCAGAGTCGTTAATGTACGTACTTATTCTTGGTCAGCCAGATGACACCCGATGTCAGCGGCTGGCTGACCAAATTAACCTGACTTCCTATCAGGCGGTTATTTTTGATACCCGCACCATTGCCGGTTCTGCGTCTTTAAGCTGGTATCCTCACAGGCATGACGGAGAATTGTGTATCGATGACAAGACCATCCTGTTGTCGCAGGTTGTGGCCGGTTACTGGCTCAACTATACACCGGTGTCATCAGCAAATGGTGGTCTCAGCAATATGGCCCGCGAACAACTAATAAGCGCGGAATATACCGGTTTACTCTATATATTATTCCGGTTTCCCGGCATTCGCTGGATAAACCCGGCTGATGCGATCATTTTGCACCAGTGCAAAGGTATTCAGCTTTATCACGCGCAGCAGGCAGGCCTTAACATCCCGCCAACACTGATAACCAACCACTTCGTGGCTGCCTCTGCTTTTATGCACACTGATAGCGCTATTATCGCTAAACCCGTGCAGGGCGGCGCCTATACCCGCCTGCTATCTTCTGCAATGAAACACGAGCATTATTTAAAAAGTCGGCTGTCCCGCTGCCCGGCCACTTTTCAGCAGTTTATAGCCGGCACCAATATTCGCTCTTATATAGTGGGAGAACAGATTATCAGTGCCGAACTACGCTCCAACGCAGTAGATTTCAGGCTGGATGAAGCAACCCACATGCTGCCCCATTCATTGCCAGCAGCATTACATAAAAAAAGCCTGCTTCTGGCCAGACAGTTTAGTCTGTTATGGGCGGCCATTGACTGGCGACTGACGCCTGAGGGCCGCTATATCTTTTTAGAGATTAACCCGGCTCCCCACTTCAGCCGGTTTGAAGATGAAGTCGGCATCTCTATCAGTACCCTGTTAGCCGGCCTGCTACCAGCAAACACTTGCTCGTTTTCAGACTTAACGACTCATGTTAAGCGTTGA
- the hslU gene encoding HslU--HslV peptidase ATPase subunit, which yields MSEMTPREIVHELDRHIIGQQDAKRAVSIALRNRWRRMQLPEELRQEVTPKNILMIGPTGVGKTEIARRLAKLAKAPFIKVEATKFTEVGYVGKEVETIIRDLADIAVKMTKEQEMVKVRHRAEEAAEERVLDALLPPAEDPWGKKEEKEESSTRQNFRKKLREGQLDDKEIEIDVSQPQMGVEIMAPPGMEEMTNQLQGMFQNLSGSTPSKKKKMKIKDAMKVLTEEEAARLVNQEDLKEKAIESVEQHGIVFVDEIDKICKREGNQSGDVSREGVQRDLLPLVEGSTVSTKHGMVRTDHILFIASGAFQMSKPSDLIPELQGRLPIRVELAALKVEDFKRILTEPNASLCEQYRALMGTEGVNIDFDDSGIQRIAEAAWQVNERTENIGARRLHTVLERLMEDISYDASEKSGESFTIDADYVNSHLETLVDNEDLSRFIL from the coding sequence ATGTCTGAGATGACTCCAAGAGAAATAGTACACGAGCTGGACCGCCACATCATTGGCCAGCAAGACGCAAAACGGGCTGTATCTATTGCGCTGCGTAACCGCTGGCGTCGTATGCAGCTACCTGAAGAGCTGCGCCAGGAAGTGACGCCAAAAAATATTCTGATGATTGGCCCGACGGGTGTAGGTAAAACAGAGATTGCCCGTCGTCTGGCCAAGCTGGCTAAAGCGCCGTTTATTAAAGTAGAAGCCACCAAGTTCACCGAAGTGGGTTATGTCGGTAAGGAAGTGGAAACGATTATCCGCGACCTGGCTGATATCGCAGTAAAAATGACCAAAGAACAGGAAATGGTCAAGGTGCGTCACCGCGCTGAAGAAGCTGCTGAAGAGCGAGTGCTTGATGCCCTGCTGCCACCGGCTGAAGATCCGTGGGGCAAAAAAGAAGAGAAAGAAGAAAGCTCAACCCGTCAGAACTTCCGCAAGAAGTTGCGTGAGGGGCAGCTGGACGATAAAGAAATTGAAATTGATGTTTCACAGCCGCAGATGGGCGTTGAAATCATGGCCCCTCCGGGCATGGAAGAGATGACCAACCAGCTGCAGGGCATGTTCCAGAATCTGTCTGGTTCGACACCGTCGAAAAAGAAAAAGATGAAGATCAAAGATGCCATGAAGGTGCTGACTGAAGAAGAAGCAGCCCGTCTGGTGAATCAGGAAGATCTGAAAGAAAAGGCCATTGAGTCGGTTGAACAGCACGGCATTGTGTTTGTTGATGAAATCGACAAAATCTGTAAGCGGGAAGGCAACCAGTCTGGCGATGTGTCTCGTGAAGGTGTACAGCGTGACCTGCTGCCGCTGGTAGAAGGCTCTACGGTGTCAACCAAGCACGGCATGGTACGTACTGATCACATCCTGTTTATTGCCTCTGGTGCTTTCCAGATGAGCAAGCCGTCAGATCTTATTCCTGAGCTACAGGGTCGTCTGCCTATTCGGGTTGAACTGGCTGCCCTGAAAGTGGAAGACTTCAAACGCATTCTGACCGAGCCAAATGCATCACTGTGTGAACAGTATCGTGCGTTAATGGGCACCGAGGGGGTCAACATTGACTTTGATGACTCTGGTATTCAGCGGATTGCTGAGGCGGCCTGGCAGGTCAACGAGCGTACCGAAAACATTGGTGCGCGTCGTCTGCACACAGTGCTTGAACGCCTGATGGAAGATATTTCCTATGATGCGTCAGAAAAAAGCGGTGAGTCATTCACCATTGATGCTGATTATGTGAATTCGCATCTGGAAACCCTGGTCGATAACGAAGACCTGAGCCGTTTCATTCTGTAA
- a CDS encoding SPOR domain-containing protein — MAQRDYVSRGRGQGPKKKNNQKPSRQQARQNTRKSNNAPAPGKPLSFKIGLAVILLAGFVWFLWAISGSAPEDVDAPVETVQELKKEDELPEMPEEEWEYIKSLPGYEVEVEVAEQQKSDKLYLLQCGSFRTRAQAEEMKANIAFQGLEAQIRDSAGDNGNWFRVILGPLQTKRDAERARHTLRKINITTCIILTWSI; from the coding sequence ATGGCTCAACGTGATTATGTTTCTCGCGGCCGGGGACAAGGCCCAAAGAAAAAAAACAACCAGAAGCCATCGCGCCAGCAGGCCAGGCAAAACACGCGCAAATCCAATAACGCACCTGCGCCGGGTAAGCCGCTGAGCTTTAAAATCGGGCTGGCTGTTATACTACTGGCCGGGTTTGTGTGGTTTTTGTGGGCGATCAGCGGAAGCGCGCCGGAAGATGTGGATGCGCCGGTAGAAACCGTACAGGAACTCAAAAAAGAAGATGAGTTGCCGGAGATGCCGGAAGAAGAATGGGAATACATTAAGTCACTGCCCGGCTACGAGGTCGAGGTTGAGGTGGCCGAACAGCAAAAATCTGACAAGCTGTATCTGCTGCAATGCGGCTCGTTTCGCACCCGGGCACAGGCTGAGGAAATGAAAGCCAATATTGCTTTTCAGGGGCTTGAGGCACAGATTCGTGACAGCGCCGGTGACAATGGCAACTGGTTCCGGGTTATTTTAGGCCCGCTGCAAACTAAACGGGATGCCGAGCGTGCCCGCCACACGCTGCGTAAGATCAATATTACCACCTGTATTATCCTGACCTGGTCTATCTGA
- a CDS encoding peptidase domain-containing ABC transporter: MHALQLQLGRSKKVDMIYQSEVGECGLACLAMVSRYTGNETDLPALRQQYGYTSRGLSLKDMIAMAGQLGLSSRPLKLELEELCQLCLPAILHWDMQHFVVLTQVKRDRIFINDPAKGERSLSLPEASKHFTGVAIELTRVSHYQSAAPTRQLTLSSFWQACRGLNSSLAVLFGLSLLLQLTALASPYYMQTVVDEVLMLQSSSLLITLALGFTLLLVMETTISSIRQWVILSLSTRLQLYMSASLFQHLLRLPTQFFAQRQLGDLVSRFGSLAAIREQLTTGFVTALLDGLMAIITLVVMWLYSSLLALTVCTFILLYIVIRIVSYRQYRALSHEQLQHQAAEQTHFMESLRGIQTIHQFGLHSQRSAQWQRRLTDSLNTGIRLGKRELVFDSTNQLLFGIENLLVIYIAALAVMDNTMTVGMLFAFISYKSRFTQAADSLIDQLIQLKLLRVHLDRLSDIALATPNKVRPLNMAPTSTTSAVSSLHIRQLTFQHTALGKPVFANLELHVPPGAVIAIIGKSGTGKSTLAKCIAGLLPATQGQVHYGDNRIHSVEDYGQRLACVLQDDACLSGTLLDNLTGFAEHPCLDSARQAARLACLETDILAMPMQYHTLIGDMGSSLSGGQLQRLLLARALYRQPEILILDEASSHLDIQTEIAINHNLRRLSVTRIVIAHRPETIAMADTVYVLEDGQLSRLEHANHSAYAQHINFKEGDAHA; the protein is encoded by the coding sequence ATGCACGCACTGCAATTACAATTAGGAAGAAGTAAAAAGGTCGACATGATTTATCAAAGTGAGGTGGGCGAATGTGGCCTGGCGTGCCTGGCAATGGTCTCGCGCTATACTGGTAATGAGACCGATTTACCTGCGCTCAGACAGCAATATGGCTATACCAGCCGCGGCCTGTCCCTCAAAGACATGATAGCCATGGCCGGGCAACTCGGGTTATCCAGCCGTCCGCTGAAACTGGAGCTCGAAGAGCTTTGTCAGCTTTGCCTGCCAGCTATTTTGCACTGGGATATGCAGCATTTTGTGGTACTGACCCAGGTTAAACGCGACCGGATTTTTATAAATGACCCGGCTAAAGGAGAGCGCAGTCTTAGTCTGCCTGAGGCCTCAAAACATTTTACCGGTGTTGCGATTGAGCTGACCCGGGTGAGCCACTATCAATCTGCCGCACCTACCCGGCAACTCACGCTGTCTAGCTTCTGGCAGGCCTGTCGTGGTTTAAATAGCAGCCTTGCTGTCTTGTTTGGCTTGTCGCTGCTCTTGCAGTTAACCGCCCTGGCCAGCCCTTACTATATGCAAACAGTGGTCGATGAGGTGCTCATGCTGCAATCATCCTCACTACTGATTACGCTGGCGCTGGGGTTTACTCTGCTGCTGGTGATGGAGACTACCATCAGCAGTATCCGGCAGTGGGTAATTCTAAGTCTGTCGACCCGCTTACAGCTCTATATGTCGGCAAGTTTGTTTCAGCACCTGTTACGCCTGCCCACTCAGTTTTTTGCCCAGCGTCAGCTTGGCGATCTGGTCTCCCGCTTCGGCTCCCTCGCAGCTATTCGCGAGCAGTTAACCACAGGTTTTGTCACCGCCTTACTGGATGGACTGATGGCCATCATTACGCTGGTTGTAATGTGGCTTTACTCATCGTTACTGGCACTGACGGTATGTACATTTATTCTGCTGTACATCGTGATACGGATAGTCAGTTACCGACAGTACCGGGCGCTGAGTCATGAGCAGCTACAGCATCAGGCAGCAGAGCAAACACACTTTATGGAGAGCCTGCGCGGGATACAGACTATTCATCAGTTTGGGTTACACAGCCAACGCTCTGCGCAGTGGCAACGCCGGCTGACCGACTCTTTAAACACGGGGATTCGTCTGGGCAAGCGCGAGCTCGTATTTGATAGCACAAATCAATTGTTGTTTGGCATCGAAAATCTGCTGGTGATTTATATTGCAGCACTGGCCGTGATGGATAACACCATGACTGTCGGGATGCTGTTTGCCTTTATCAGTTATAAAAGCAGGTTTACCCAGGCCGCTGATAGCCTGATAGACCAGTTAATTCAGTTGAAACTGCTGCGGGTGCATCTGGATCGCCTTTCAGACATTGCACTGGCTACACCGAACAAAGTCAGGCCGCTAAACATGGCTCCGACCTCCACGACCTCTGCTGTGTCCTCCCTGCACATTCGTCAGCTTACTTTTCAGCATACTGCGCTGGGAAAACCGGTTTTTGCCAATCTTGAGTTACATGTGCCGCCTGGTGCAGTGATCGCCATTATTGGTAAAAGCGGGACCGGCAAAAGCACACTGGCTAAGTGCATAGCCGGTTTGCTACCCGCCACTCAGGGTCAGGTTCATTACGGTGATAACCGTATTCATAGTGTCGAGGATTATGGTCAGCGGCTGGCCTGCGTGCTTCAGGATGATGCCTGCTTAAGCGGTACGTTACTGGATAATCTCACCGGTTTTGCCGAGCACCCCTGCCTTGATAGCGCTCGCCAGGCTGCCCGGCTAGCCTGCCTTGAAACAGACATTCTGGCGATGCCAATGCAATATCACACACTGATAGGCGATATGGGCAGCAGTCTTAGCGGTGGACAGCTGCAGCGCCTGCTACTGGCCCGTGCGCTATATCGCCAGCCCGAAATACTGATCCTGGATGAAGCCAGCAGCCATCTGGATATTCAAACTGAAATAGCGATTAATCACAACCTTCGGCGCTTGTCAGTCACCCGGATTGTTATAGCACACCGCCCGGAAACGATTGCCATGGCTGATACCGTATACGTGCTTGAGGACGGCCAGCTAAGCCGCCTTGAGCATGCTAACCATAGCGCTTACGCGCAGCACATTAACTTTAAGGAAGGAGATGCACATGCATAG
- the hslV gene encoding ATP-dependent protease subunit HslV encodes MTTIVSVRRGNQVVMAGDGQVSLGNTVMKGNARKVRRLYHNKVLAGFAGGTADAFTLFERFEAKLEAHQGHLTRAAVELAKDWRTDRALRRLEALLAVADETASFIITGNGDVVQPEQDLIAIGSGGPYAQAAATALLGSTELQAKEIAEKALGIAGDICVYTNHSQTVEVLDY; translated from the coding sequence GTGACTACAATCGTATCTGTAAGAAGAGGCAACCAGGTGGTAATGGCCGGTGATGGTCAGGTTTCACTGGGCAATACAGTCATGAAAGGGAATGCACGTAAAGTGCGCCGTCTGTACCACAACAAGGTACTGGCGGGGTTTGCCGGTGGTACGGCGGATGCGTTTACCCTTTTTGAACGCTTTGAAGCCAAACTGGAAGCGCATCAGGGGCATTTGACCCGGGCGGCCGTTGAGCTGGCCAAAGACTGGCGTACCGACCGTGCGCTACGTCGACTGGAAGCGTTACTGGCGGTGGCCGATGAAACCGCATCGTTCATTATTACCGGTAATGGTGATGTGGTGCAGCCAGAGCAGGATCTGATCGCCATTGGCTCGGGTGGCCCGTACGCCCAGGCAGCGGCTACCGCGTTATTAGGCAGCACCGAGTTGCAGGCCAAAGAGATTGCTGAAAAAGCACTGGGCATTGCTGGTGATATCTGCGTATACACCAACCACAGCCAGACCGTAGAAGTTCTGGATTACTAA
- a CDS encoding helix-turn-helix domain-containing protein: MHSVQELGRPALRLARLSKRELQVAQKVIEGLSNKMIARQLYISERTVKFHCANIYRKLNIRNRAALMAMYFNHMYGPLPFSEKQP; the protein is encoded by the coding sequence ATGCATAGTGTACAAGAACTGGGACGTCCCGCCCTGCGTTTGGCGCGCCTGTCTAAAAGAGAATTGCAGGTTGCCCAGAAAGTCATTGAAGGCTTATCTAACAAAATGATTGCCCGACAGCTGTATATCAGCGAGCGCACGGTGAAATTTCACTGCGCCAATATTTACCGCAAGCTGAATATCCGGAATCGGGCAGCCCTCATGGCCATGTATTTTAATCACATGTACGGCCCGCTGCCGTTCAGTGAAAAACAGCCCTGA
- a CDS encoding HlyD family secretion protein, giving the protein MRTQLFRQEVMDAQSDNLHSLAFAGPSVTVKTLCILLALWFAAVLLFLCNRQYTRTITVNGWLSPPQGITRVYSGNHSGVVSQLLVREGDHISAGQPLAILHADQQYNATSALGEALAQENQQQINLLKQKADAAFEHFTRQNKQYSDTLVQLQKNKTLRLKLRQLASQKQQLLAEKVARMKPVAGIHIARNDFDALYSEWLYASQQVTELDLQLAADAQQQTDTRHQLTQVEARYQQTSLELQELESQLLQKQARFTHQQSTTIVATTPGIISSLAVQAGDTVYANRLLATVVPAQSELHARLMVPAYATGMLNTASDVRLRFDAFPYQKFGLQTAQITAVSPGVLLPEDIDAPLTAITEPVSVATASIDSQFITAYGEDIALKPGMTFSADIALSRRSLIEWLAEPLLTISGRW; this is encoded by the coding sequence ATGAGAACGCAATTATTCAGGCAAGAGGTTATGGATGCCCAGTCTGACAATCTGCACAGCCTGGCCTTTGCTGGCCCGTCTGTCACCGTCAAAACACTGTGCATATTACTGGCACTCTGGTTTGCTGCGGTGTTGCTATTTCTGTGTAACCGTCAGTACACCCGCACTATTACGGTAAATGGCTGGCTGTCGCCCCCGCAGGGCATAACCCGTGTGTATTCGGGTAATCACAGCGGGGTGGTGTCTCAACTGCTGGTTAGAGAGGGCGATCATATCAGCGCAGGACAACCGCTTGCCATCCTGCACGCAGACCAGCAGTACAATGCAACATCTGCACTCGGTGAGGCGCTGGCACAGGAAAACCAGCAACAAATAAACTTACTTAAACAAAAAGCCGATGCTGCATTTGAGCATTTCACCCGGCAAAACAAACAATATTCAGATACACTGGTACAACTTCAGAAAAACAAAACACTGAGGCTGAAGCTACGCCAGCTCGCCAGTCAGAAGCAGCAGCTACTGGCTGAAAAAGTGGCGCGTATGAAACCGGTCGCCGGTATTCACATTGCCCGCAATGACTTTGACGCTCTTTACAGTGAATGGCTTTATGCCAGCCAACAAGTCACTGAACTGGATTTACAGTTAGCTGCTGACGCACAACAACAGACCGATACACGGCATCAACTTACGCAGGTTGAGGCCCGTTATCAGCAAACCTCGCTGGAATTGCAGGAACTGGAAAGCCAGTTATTACAAAAACAAGCTCGCTTTACCCACCAGCAGTCCACTACGATTGTCGCCACCACGCCTGGCATCATCAGCAGCCTGGCAGTACAGGCCGGTGATACCGTTTATGCAAATCGTTTACTTGCCACTGTGGTACCTGCACAAAGCGAACTACACGCCCGTTTGATGGTGCCGGCCTATGCCACCGGTATGCTGAATACAGCCAGTGATGTCCGGCTACGGTTTGACGCTTTCCCCTATCAGAAATTCGGCTTGCAGACAGCGCAAATTACGGCTGTATCGCCGGGTGTATTATTGCCCGAAGATATTGACGCCCCTTTAACCGCAATAACCGAACCGGTCAGTGTCGCCACCGCCAGCATAGATTCTCAGTTCATTACCGCCTACGGTGAAGACATTGCACTGAAACCGGGAATGACCTTTTCGGCAGATATCGCACTGAGCCGGCGCAGCCTGATTGAGTGGCTGGCGGAGCCCTTACTGACCATTTCCGGGAGATGGTAA
- a CDS encoding acyltransferase family protein, which produces MKRLELLDYARLFAAVIVVLFHYTFNGIANGKVDSISHIPGLIDVTKYGYLGVELFFMISGYVIFFSAKTRSPSAFAVSRMTRLYPAFWFAVLFTTAFIMLWGGDTISVTLPQVLANLTMIQPLLGFEDVDGVYWTLLYELKFYFLVFVVLLLGLQSRLEGLFQLWPVLFAAAWLLNLDTIPYLGSYYYYFAAGALFAMLKEKTDWKTIVSLLITYGLCVQFTVDRTMRMMEPKGFDYSAIGVALAITACFAFFAYQNTRHAASLRLPLSKLAGGLTYPIYLLHAHFGYLIFIRFANDDNKVAIYLITSAIVVTLAYLVHQIIENKLHLVWKKLINNTVGVVLRGAEGLVTRSGYQTAR; this is translated from the coding sequence ATGAAACGACTTGAATTATTAGACTACGCGCGCCTGTTTGCCGCCGTGATTGTTGTGCTTTTTCACTATACATTTAACGGTATTGCCAATGGCAAGGTTGACTCTATCAGTCATATTCCCGGCCTGATCGATGTGACCAAGTATGGCTATCTGGGCGTTGAACTGTTTTTTATGATCAGCGGTTATGTGATTTTTTTCTCGGCGAAAACCCGCTCCCCCTCTGCCTTCGCCGTAAGCCGGATGACCCGGCTGTATCCAGCTTTCTGGTTTGCCGTCTTGTTTACCACAGCATTTATTATGTTATGGGGCGGCGATACCATTTCGGTCACCCTGCCCCAGGTGCTGGCTAACCTGACCATGATTCAGCCCTTACTAGGCTTTGAGGATGTAGATGGCGTGTACTGGACCTTGCTGTACGAGCTTAAATTTTACTTTTTGGTGTTTGTGGTACTGTTGCTGGGTTTGCAAAGCCGGCTGGAGGGATTGTTTCAGTTGTGGCCGGTGCTGTTTGCCGCAGCCTGGTTGCTAAACCTGGATACCATTCCTTACCTGGGCTCGTATTATTATTACTTTGCCGCCGGGGCGCTGTTTGCCATGCTTAAAGAAAAAACCGACTGGAAGACAATAGTGAGCCTGCTTATCACTTACGGGCTGTGCGTACAGTTTACGGTGGATCGCACCATGCGCATGATGGAGCCAAAAGGGTTTGATTATTCAGCCATTGGGGTTGCGCTTGCTATTACCGCCTGTTTTGCGTTTTTTGCTTATCAGAATACCCGCCACGCAGCATCACTACGACTGCCGCTGTCTAAACTGGCTGGCGGCCTGACGTATCCGATTTATTTGCTGCACGCCCATTTTGGTTACCTGATTTTCATCCGCTTTGCCAACGATGATAACAAGGTGGCGATTTACCTGATAACCTCAGCCATTGTGGTTACGCTGGCGTATCTGGTGCATCAGATTATTGAAAACAAGCTGCACCTGGTGTGGAAGAAACTCATCAATAATACAGTGGGTGTGGTGCTGCGCGGCGCCGAAGGGTTGGTTACCCGAAGTGGATATCAGACAGCGCGCTAA
- the priA gene encoding primosomal protein N': MTLIDVAVPVPLRQTFTYTHTGPLEAGVRVTVPFGNRALVGIVVGKVDAAEYSDKLKPVSTILDSTPVISGGLMAACRWLWQYYHHSPGEVLHTALPVRLRKGEAATFAPEIWYTPTTSGAQTNPATLSRAPKQMACLETLQAESMNESMLKESYSAAIIKSLTDKGLIKSYEDEPQPSERSWLAHWEVSAKPVPDPQQAVAIAAINQQAGKFAPFLLEGVTGSGKTEVYLQAIEPVLQAGKQVLILVPEIGLTPQTVARFAKRFNCEVGVLHSQITDKARLNVWLKARTGQTGIIIGTRSAIFTPLKYPGMIIVDEEHDESFKQQDGLRYHARDLATMRARLEQVPLVLGTATPSLETLNNALTKRYQHLQLTQRAAGATATRQHVLDVKDQPMRFGLAEGTLTLMRQHIDQGNQILVFVNRRGYAPALICHHCGHTETCHSCERPFTVHKAHRRLQCHHCAATRPMPFSCEQCGSKELVTAGVGTEQLEQGLSQLFPDAAQVRIDSDSVRGKDKLQSTLDAINQRQYQILVGTQILSKGHHFPHVTLVVVLDSDGALFSADFRAAEKLAQLVTQLAGRAGRASKPGEMWLQTHNPDHPLLQDLIHNGYGHFARHALLERQMAQLPPFAAQIVVRAEAFDGQQAFDFLMQSGGILQAHQVNLVGPLPSLIEKRQGRFRFMLLLQSAQRKQIHEALRLALPGISALPLAAKVRWSVDVDPTDFS; the protein is encoded by the coding sequence ATGACCCTGATAGACGTTGCCGTTCCTGTTCCGTTAAGACAAACCTTTACCTACACCCATACCGGGCCGCTTGAAGCGGGTGTTCGGGTGACGGTACCTTTTGGTAACCGCGCGCTGGTCGGCATTGTGGTGGGCAAGGTCGATGCGGCTGAGTATTCTGACAAATTAAAGCCGGTGAGCACCATACTGGACAGCACACCGGTTATCAGTGGTGGGTTAATGGCTGCCTGCCGCTGGCTATGGCAGTACTACCATCATTCGCCCGGTGAAGTACTGCATACTGCGTTGCCGGTGCGCCTGCGTAAAGGCGAGGCGGCAACCTTTGCACCGGAAATCTGGTATACCCCGACCACCAGTGGTGCCCAGACCAACCCGGCAACGCTGTCCCGGGCGCCTAAGCAAATGGCGTGTCTGGAAACCTTACAGGCTGAAAGCATGAATGAGTCCATGCTCAAAGAAAGCTATTCGGCCGCCATTATCAAAAGCCTGACGGACAAAGGTCTGATTAAAAGCTACGAAGATGAGCCGCAGCCCAGCGAACGCAGCTGGCTGGCACACTGGGAAGTGTCAGCTAAACCCGTGCCGGACCCTCAGCAGGCAGTAGCTATTGCGGCGATTAATCAGCAAGCCGGAAAATTTGCCCCGTTTTTGCTCGAAGGGGTGACCGGCAGCGGCAAAACCGAGGTGTATCTGCAGGCCATTGAGCCGGTGTTGCAGGCCGGCAAGCAGGTACTGATTCTGGTGCCGGAAATTGGCCTCACCCCACAAACTGTTGCCCGGTTTGCCAAGCGCTTTAATTGTGAGGTCGGGGTGCTGCACTCCCAAATTACCGATAAAGCCCGGCTGAATGTCTGGCTAAAAGCCCGGACCGGCCAGACCGGGATTATTATCGGTACCCGTTCAGCTATTTTTACGCCGCTCAAATATCCCGGCATGATCATAGTTGATGAAGAACATGATGAGTCATTCAAGCAGCAGGACGGACTGCGCTATCATGCGCGGGACCTGGCCACTATGCGGGCGCGGCTTGAGCAGGTTCCGCTGGTACTGGGTACGGCCACGCCATCGCTGGAGACACTCAATAATGCCCTGACCAAACGTTACCAGCATTTGCAGTTAACCCAGCGAGCGGCCGGCGCCACAGCGACCCGTCAGCATGTGCTGGATGTGAAAGACCAGCCGATGCGTTTCGGGCTGGCCGAAGGCACACTGACGCTGATGCGCCAGCATATCGATCAGGGCAACCAGATTCTGGTGTTTGTAAATCGGCGCGGCTACGCCCCGGCACTGATTTGCCATCATTGCGGGCACACCGAAACCTGTCATAGCTGTGAGCGGCCATTTACGGTACACAAAGCCCATCGGCGCTTGCAGTGTCACCACTGCGCAGCCACCCGGCCCATGCCTTTCAGCTGTGAGCAGTGCGGCAGTAAAGAGCTGGTTACCGCCGGGGTGGGGACCGAACAGCTGGAGCAGGGGCTGAGTCAGTTATTTCCTGACGCTGCCCAGGTGCGTATCGACAGTGATTCGGTGCGCGGTAAGGACAAACTGCAATCCACCCTCGATGCTATCAATCAGCGTCAATATCAGATTCTGGTGGGCACACAAATACTCTCTAAAGGGCATCACTTTCCGCATGTAACACTGGTGGTGGTGCTGGACAGTGATGGTGCGCTGTTCAGTGCTGACTTTCGAGCCGCCGAAAAGCTGGCCCAGCTGGTTACACAGCTGGCCGGACGGGCAGGGCGGGCCAGCAAGCCTGGTGAGATGTGGCTGCAAACTCATAATCCGGACCATCCTTTATTACAGGACTTAATACACAACGGCTATGGGCATTTTGCCCGGCATGCCCTGCTGGAGCGACAGATGGCCCAGCTGCCGCCGTTTGCCGCGCAAATTGTGGTGCGGGCAGAGGCATTTGACGGCCAGCAGGCGTTTGATTTTTTAATGCAGTCAGGCGGTATCTTGCAGGCGCATCAGGTTAACCTGGTTGGGCCGTTGCCCAGTCTGATTGAAAAACGGCAGGGCCGGTTCCGCTTTATGTTGTTACTGCAATCAGCCCAGCGTAAACAAATACACGAAGCGCTGCGTCTTGCACTGCCGGGCATTAGCGCCTTGCCACTGGCGGCAAAGGTACGCTGGTCAGTGGATGTGGATCCGACTGATTTCAGTTAA